caaacgcctgaaggtaccacgttcatctgtacaaacaatagtacgcaagtataaacaccataggaccacacagccatcataccgctcaggaaggagacgcattctgtctcctagagatgtacgtactttggtgcgaaacgtgcaaatccatcccagaacaacagcaaaggaccttgtgaagatgctggaggaaacaggtacaaaagtatctatatccacagtaaaacaagtcatatctcaacctgaaaggctgctcagaaaggaagaagccactgctccaaaaccgccataaaaaaagccagaatacggtttgcaactgcacatggggtcaaagatcatactttttggagaaatgtcctctgctctgatgaaacaaaaattgaactgtttggtcattatgtttggaggaaaaagggggaggcttacaagccgaagaacaccatcccaaccgtgaagcacgggggtggcagcatcatgttgtgggggtgctttgctgcaggagggactggtgcacttcacaaaatagatggcatcatgaggcaggaaaattatgtggagattttgaagcaacatctcaatacatcaatcaggaacttaaagcttggttgcaaatgggtcttccaaatggacaatgaccacaagcatacttccaaagttgtggaaaaatggcttaaggacaacaaagtcaaggtattggagtggccatcacaaagccctaacctcaatcctatagaaaacttgtgggcagaactgaaaaggcatgtgcgagcaagaaggcctacaaacctgactccgttacaccagctctgtcaggaggaatgggccaaaattcacccaacttattgtgggaagctagtggaaggctacccaaaacatttgacccaagttaaacaatttaaaggcaatgctaccaaatactaattgagtgtatgtaaacttctgacccactgggaatgtgatgaaagaaataaaagctgaataaatcattctctctactattactctgacatttcacattcttaaaataaagtggtgatcctaactgacctaagaaagggagtttttactaggattaaatgtcaggaatttaaatgtatttggctaaggtgtatgtaaacttccgcctacaactgtaaataaggtatttctgttttttattttgaatacatttgctaaaatttctaaaaacctgttttcgcttgcacattatggggtattgtgtgtagattgctgaaggaaaaaaaatattgaatcaattttagaataaggctgtaacgtaacataatgtggtctgaatactttccgaaggcagtGAGCTTGATGTGGTCTACAAACTAAAAACAAATGGTTTTATATAGTACCAAATAAGGGTTAtttggcttgtaaccatagcGGAACCATTTTTAGTGCTAAATGGAACCATTTTTttaaaggttctataaagaacaaTGCTCACAAGGTTATAGTTGGAACCTGTctggtgctataaagaaccctttccGAAGGCTCTATAAAAACCATTAAAAAAAGGTTCTACAGCACCAAAAAGAAAGGttccgctatggttacaaccctttttGGGGCTCCATAGGGGACCtctttacccctttttctccccaattggtagttacagtcttgtcccatcgctgcagcTCCCGTACgtactcgggagaggcaaaggctGAGagcatgcatcctccgaaacacgacttcgccaagccgcactgcttcttgacacactgttcgcttaacctggaagccagccgcaccaatgtgtcggagtaaACGCTGTACCGCTGGCAACCGAAGTCGCCCATacaccacaaggagtcactaaaGCGCGATGGGAAAAGGACCTCCCAGCCGGggaaaccctcccctaacccggacgacgctggaccaattgtgtgccgcctcatgggtctcccgggcgcaacacagcccgggatcgaacccggatctgtagtgacacctctagcactgcgatgaccgctgtgccactcggaagGCTACATAGGACCCTTTTAATGGTTATTTATAGAACCTTTATGGAGAATGGCTGAGTAGTGAAATTGTTTTGTGATGTATATATGATCCTCAGATGTTCCAGGGCTAGCACAcatgattcaacttgtcaataaAAAACAATATTACAACCAATTGAATTGTAGAAATATAATATGGCAATTAAAccagattttaaaaaaaaaaccTGTATGGTTCTACAAAGAACCTTTGAGGTTGAGAAAGGTTCAATTTCACTGCTCATATTAATGGATAACATGAAATAGAATAACACAGCAGGTTACATAAACTGGAGTGACACTCTCACCCACGGGTTGCAAAAAAGAGCTGTGCACAAACCACGCCCCAAAATATTCCCTACATTTGAATTATCACTAAAAGAGGAAAGAACATTTTTCTGAACTGCAAATAACCATTTTAAGGGCTCAAACAGTTCTTTGGGTCAGTatggttctacatagaaccatcATCACCCTTCCTACCCTCATGTTTTGGTGTGTAGCCAGCCTTGATACCAACCCAGAGACCAGTGGCCCTTATCACTGTCAGGGGCCCCTACCAGTGGCCCTATCATTGACTCCAGGTGACAAATGAGCATTATGACAGGTGATGCTACTTGCGGCGACACACAGTAACTAAACCACACTCTCATGGCAATCCTATAAAATCATCAGCAATTAAAGGTCCTTGACATGATTTTATGGATTTGATGACTTTGAATCCATGACTGAATGCATGAATATCCTAACTGCTTGTAATGCCTTTATAACATAACATACCGGTATGTAAAGGAAAATATAATATTACAATCCCAAAATAGAGGGTTAGATAGATCACTTTAGGTAAAAATGCTATTGAGGAGGTTTGGAGCTTGGCCAAATTAATAAGCACATGGGGGAAATATGGGTGCAGGGACAGTGActgctaaaaaaaaaaagattgtaaATGTATAAATGTAGCTATAGCCTTATTGTAGTATCAAATACGTCTTAACAAGATAATTAGAAGCCAGTCATTTTCCAAATATATAGACTGCTATATCAGCATTATTTTCCCAAATATGAATCATCCAATCCAAGGTCAGTGTGGACACAAGCTCGAAACTTGAAAGCAACAAACCAAGAAGCAATCAAGAGTAGTGCTTACTGTGTAATTTGGGGCTGGCTTTGCGGTCACTGGGAGGAAGCTGGTCCGCAAACTGCACCCGATGTCCCGACATGTTCGATAGGCTAACTCTCAAGTCAAGGGGCACGTTGCACCACCACCGTCGCAGTTTGTTTCAAAGTATCCAACAACTTCCACCGATATGGTTATTTCGCATGGGTGACCCGTATCTTGCAACTCTTGCTCGTTGGACGTGCATAcagctcaaatataaaatatcgTTCAGATTGTCATTCAGTTTTGCCTTTCGTCACTCTATGCCATTTGCTGGCAACAGATGCCAATACTGCAGCAGTAGCGGTCGAGGCAGCTAGTGATCCGGATCTGCTTTTACTACCGCGCTCACCTGACTTACTAACTGACAGCTGGTTGTGTGTGGAGCACTGGTTCATTATAGCAAatagagcgggagagggagaggcaaAGGCTAGTATATAGGCAGAGCAGAAAGGCACAGGCTGGTATATACGCAGAGAGGAAAAGGCACAGGCTGGTATATACGCAGAGAGGAAAAGGCACAGGCTGGTATATAGGCAGTGGGGAAAAGGCACCGGCTGGTATATAGGCAGTGAGGAAAAGATACCTGCTGGTATATAGGGAGATAGCAAAAGAAGCCTACAAACGTTGTAGGCAGACGTGGGAAAAAGTAGACACAAGGTAACTTAACCAAGGCGTGCATAACGGGGACGACTGTGACCGTTACGTGTAGGGGTGTCCTGACTTTGGGGTTAAGGCTACCTAAAGCAAACATTTCTTTGGACATAACAGTTAGGCCAACTGTTTGTGTATTGATGCTATGTGAAGGCAAAAGTATCTAAAGATAATTTGATTTTATACCGTGCAATGTTTCAATCAACCCTGTGAAACAAGTCAATTGAGTGGTCTAATACGCCATCTACTGGTTATGCATGGGAATAAAGCAAACTATAAAACCAGCAGCTTTTATTGTCACTTCTGGAGATAGAAAAAGCCGAGGTCACCCCTATTCcatgtctagtgtgtgtgtgtgtgtgtgtgtgtgtgtgtgtgtgtgtgtgtgtgtgtgtgtgtgtgtgtgcccatgaaCTTGCACGGGGATGAAAATAACGTCAGTAAAACAGAGTAAAATGTGTAAATAGAAcaccaaatgtgttatttcaaaaCATTTTTTCAGTTTGCGCGCCAACACCTTACAAGGCCTAAAGCTgaaacacagtaacttaacactTACAACCCAATAAATCATCTCCAGAAGAGTAGACCTGAGTGCACACTGTAAAAAGTGGGACGGCACTGTTGTTCATCTCAAGTGGTTTTTCTGATTTGTTATGATCCAAAATTAGGCTTTGGTTCGTTCGACCTGTTCTAATACATTTGTCTGAAATCAAATAACGAATGTGACAGATCaaggagatttttttttttaaattgaatgaAAGCTTCTAAATTGCTTTCAACACCTCGTGTGAATTCGCCTTGCTTGGCAGTTGGTGCAATGTAGTGGTCGCAGAAGAGTTGGAGTCGTGGCGTATTTGGGGCGTGGCATTCAGTTGTTTTTTTTGGGCCAcctgtgagagtaaatgtcattccagGTAATGTGTTGATTTTTTTATATATCATTAttacgtgtgctccctctccgccctctaggtcaccaggctgctcgttttGGCGcacacttgtcaccatcgttactCACCTGGACTtgatcacttccctgattacattccctatatatgtcactccctttggttccttccccaggcatgATTGTTTCTGTTCCAGCGTCATGTCTGTACATCGGTcgtgtttcttattttgtattatgttgtttattcatTGAAACACTCACACTCTGAACTTGCTTCTCGCacctctcagcgcacatcgttacaattAAATGTTCACTGCCAGCACTGAATCTTAAATGATATTTGCTTAAGTACTATGATATTAAAGAGGCTGGCAAGGTTTCCATTGATGAGATGGTCACCACTTGGTTACAATATTGTAACCAGTTAATGTGAAAGTCTTCTGACAATAAAGTGTTTGGAGTCCAGCTTGATTAAGAGGACATTTATTTAATTGTTTGTATCCAATTGAAGAAATTTGGATAGCTAATTCCAATGTGAAAATTAAACTTGGTACAACATTAAAAATGGgttgtatataaactcagcaaagaaAGTGTCCTCtaactgtcaactgtgtttattttcagcaaacttaacatgtgtaaatatttgtatgaacataacaagactcaacaactgagacataaactgaacaagttccagagacatgtgactaacagaaattgaataatgtgtccctgaacaaaggggggtcaaaatcaaaagtaacagtcagtatctggtgtggccaccagctgcattaagtactgcagtgcatctcctcctcatggactgcaccagattatccagttcttgctgtgagatgttaccccactcttccaccaaggcacctgcaagttcccggacatttctgggggggaatggccctagccctcagcctccgatccaacaggtcccagacatgctcaatgggattgagatcagggctcttcgctggccatggcagaacactgacattcctgtcttgcaggaactcacgcacagaacgagcagtatggctggtggcagtgtcatgctggagggtcatgtcaggatgagcctgcaggaagggtaccacatgagggaggaggatgtcttccctgtaacgcacagtgttgagattgcctacaatgacaacaagctcagtccgatgatgctgtgacataccgccccagaccatgacggaccctccacctccaaatcgatcctgctccagagtacaggcctcggtgtaacgcttgttccttcaacgataaatgcaaatccgaccatcaccctggtgagacaaaaccgcgacacATCAGTGAAGAGcgctttttgccagtcctgtctggtccagcgacggtgggtttgtgcccataggcgtcGTTGTTGCCggagatgtctggtgaggacctgccttacaacaggcctacaagccctcagtccagcctctctcagcctattgcggacagtctgagcactgatggagggattgtacattcctggtgtaactcgggcagttgttgttgccatcctgtacctgtcccgcaggtgtgatgttcggatgtaccgatcctgtgcaggtgttgttacacgtggtctgccactgcgaggatgatcagctgtccgtcctgtctccctgtagcgctgtcttaggcgtctcacagtctaagactgcagatgtggcccctggccacatctgcagtcctcatgcctctgcAGTCctcagtcctcatgcctccttgcagcatgcctaaggcatgttcacgcagatgagcagggaccctggtcatctttcttttggtgtttttcagagtcattagaaaggcctctttagtgtccttagttttcataactgtgaccttaattgcctaccgtctgtaagctgttagtgtcttaacgaccgttccacaggtgcatgtttattaattgtttatggttcattgaacaagcatgggaaacaaccctttacaatgaagatctgtgaagtaatttggatatttacgaattatctttgaaagacagggtcctgaaaaagggacgtttcttttttgctgagtttagtttgaATTGATGGTATTTATTAGGTTTAACTAAAGGGGAAAATAGTGTTGAATGAAATAGGTTACAACTTGAAATATTGGTTTGTTAATAATCAAATAAAACTGTTGGCATTGAAtcataaactgaacaaaaatattaacgcagtatgcaacaatttcaaagatttaactgagttacagttcatagaaggaaatcagtcaatttaaataaataaattaggcccttatctatggatctcacatgactgggcaggggggCAGCCACGGGtgtgcctgggagggcataggcccacccacttggtagccaggtccacccactggggagccaggcccagacaatcagtttttccacacaaaagggctttattacagacagaaatactcctcagcaccccccacccctcctcagacaatcccgcaggtaaagaatccggatatggaggtcctgggctggcttggttacacgtggtctgcgggttgtgaggctggttggatgtacagCGGAAAtctctaaaattatgttggaggtggtttatggtcgagaaattaacattcaattctctggcaacagctctgttggacattcctgctgtcagcacGCCATTTACACGTgccctcaaaatttgagacatctgtggcattgtgttgggtGACAAAACTGAATATTTTACAGTGGCCTCTTACGCATCGATCACACCAacagcgtcattgcattttggtacaccagaagtacattaacttccaatggaacgctgtgtttgccttgcagcattgcattgcagaggcagttgcagtatgtgctgtgtggtgcatacgttggatttatcgaacgtatgcatcaaactgtatgcgtagacggcttgacagaaacggtagcagaaggtgaatgttgaacttttgttgcacacctATCGAGATGATGTTGAGTAACATTTTGCGGAATGACACTGTCGGTGTGATCAAGGcgttattgtccccagcacaaagtgcacctgtgtaatgatcatgctgtttaatcagcttcttgatatgccatatctgtcaggtggatagattattttggcaaaggagaaatgctcactaacagggatttaaacacatttttgcacaaaactggagagaaataagctttttgtccgtatggaacatttctgggatcttttatttcagctcatgaaacatgggaccaacactttacatgtagcTTTTATAATTTTGTTAAGTATAGATTTAGTATCAACAagttgacacattttttttttaggttGATACAGAGTAATTCCAACCCATTCACTTCAAACAAAACACATCAATGTATGGGAAATAATACAAGCTCCTTCAAGCATCACTTGGAACTAACATTTTGTCATTTAGTCTATTTACAACAGAACATTTTTAAATATAACATGTGCACTGCACTTCAATTCGGATACAATACAAAACTTAGAAAATGTCATTAAGGCAATGTTgaagtcacaaacacacagaatCAAAGTGCAATCGGtttaaagagaaagagagagagtgagagaaagagagacaggctgATTAACATTTGAATTCAGCAGTTGAATAACTATTGGTTTCAAATGTGACCGTTTTGCTCAATGTACATTTTAGACAGTGATGCTGCCATCGACTTGGCCAGCTCTTCGTCCCGTTTCCTTTGCATCTGAGAGTGATGAAACCACTCGTCATACTCTGGGTTGGCCACACACCTGTCCAGCAAGACATCATAGTGTCCGTTGCTGAGCCAACTCAACCAGACAGCGGGTTTGGACGAATCATCTTCCCCCAGGTAGTGCATCATGGTTGAAACCGTGGGGCTCTCCAAGCTACCTCCTGTGGTTAGGTAAATGTTCACATTCAACATCTGACTCATCGCCAGAAGCTCCGGATAACCCGCCCAGGCGCCGTCCTGAGCTGCATTGATCAAGAACTCCCCGACATCCCCCTCAATGATGGGGTTAAACTCATCCAAGTGGTCGGCTATATGGTGCATCGTCTGCTCTCTCAGCTCGCTGTGCATAGACTGCTCTCCATAGGCGGCTTTACACACCGCCCTGTACAGACAGTTTCCGTCAGGGATGATGTGGAATCTGTACTTGTGTGCCCTCTCCTGAAGGTACCTGTTCTGTTTCTCCACCTCCGCTATGTAGCACGTCACCTTGTCGTTGATGTCGCCCCTTTTTGCATCTCTCCGCGGAGACGGCTCCTGTAGGACACAGAGCTCAAAGAGCTGCGCCTCGCCTGATGGAGAGTCCAGGTCCAAGTATTCACTGTCATTTTTACTTTCACAGGAATCCACTATATTCTGGCCTAAATGGGTCGACTGCGCCTCTAAGTTCTGGTGGCGTTTCGGGTTCACAATGTCACTTGTAACGGGTTTCCCCGTTCCATTTGCCATGTTCATTCGCTCCTCACACTTTCTGTAACTTGGTCCATCGTTCTTGTCAACATTTATCAGGTTATTTTCACGTTCCACGTTTTGACTATCATTGAGTAGACCCCCTCTACCTCTCAAGTGATCAATGAAGTCCACAATCAAGTCTGTGTCCAAATGATCATCTCGGTCACGCGCCTGAATCACAACATCTTGTGAATATGAGTCCGACGGAGCCGGTTTTGTCTGGGTCTCCTTTATGATGTGCACTGGTACGTATCTCTCAACTCCGTCAGGCCGATGAATGATTATCTCTGCGGTAGAAGTGTAGTAGACTGGCTTCATGGAAGCAGCCTCGTAACATGAAAAAGCAGCGGGCATGTTTGCGGTAGATTGAGTCTCTCCTACCGGATTCCCGTTAGTCACTGTTTGAGTAAGCCCACTCGGTTTATTATTTGCAGAGCTCGTTGTTGTCCTGGACAAATGGTCAGTAATGGTACCACTTGTGATAGTTATCGAAACTTTGCGAGAGGATCCGGGATAGTGTGTCAACGCACTGCTGTACAACTGCATTTTGGAAGACTCGCCTTTATACAAAACGCTAGAGCCCCAAGTGTTACGGAAAGATGACAACAAAGGCCCAAAATACACTCTGTCATCAATAACAGCTAAGTTGTACGATACGTTTCCATGGATCCGGTATCTTGTACCCGTTGTCACTCATAGGACCGATTTTAGCCATATTGCGTCAGCGTAGTCTCCCTAATTTTAGACCTGAAAAGTGTAACCGGACACTCGCCGCTTCGTCTCCCCTCATAGCCAACTGTTGAAGTAGTTGTACGTAGAGCAGTAATGACCACAGCGAGGGAATTAAAAGGTTTTGATGTGTCACAGTACACTCTCGGAAGTTCTCTCGTTCCAGTCGGCCGAGTCAGGGCGGCGTCGCCACTCTGGAATGCGCAAAGCGTGCCAAAAGCTACATCACTGTTAAGCGCACGGATATGCGCAAAAATGACTCACAACCCTCATTACTTCTTGAGAGTAAAGCGAGGTCCCGTCCTTGAAAGGATTGTAATGCCATTTTTTTTATCCCGATTGTATTCTATTCAATACAACCTAATGCATTTTCTATCCATTAGCTTTTAAGTGGTTATTTGCCAATGTAGACTACTGTGCTTAAAAACTTCagtcattatttatttttgttcgtTTACAGTACGGAAAACACAGTATGTGAAAATATATGTTAGACAATCTGTTATTACACTATTAttgtgggcggcaggtagcttagtggttagtgcgttgggctagtaactggaaggttgctagatcgaatccctgagctgacaaggtaaaaactgtcgttctgcctctgaacaaggcagttaagccactattcctaggccgtcattgtaaataagaatttcttcttaactgacttgcctagttaaataaaaattatttAAATAATGTTGTGCACAATCTTTCATCAATATGTAAAGATCCCTATTAGGCCTACCTCACCTGTATTGTATTACCTGAATTGAACCACGTTACACATGGTCTGAAATAGACATTACTCATCTCACAGAGATCGTATTGGTAGATCTCCATTTCAACCAGCTAACATGTGTCATTGCATGTCAACTAAAGGGAAAGCTTGTGAACGAGCTATTTGATATGTATAAATAGGTTAATCAAACTGTTACCCCCAAACTTTCCTGTTAGGCAAATGGCATGTATAGTTTTGAGGCTAACTGCTTTTATGCTCTTTCCTGCGCCATTGTTGTCGCTGTCAAGTGAACATTTGGGCATAACAACGAGTTACAAGGAGTCGACATGATAGCGCGAACATACTGGCAGTTTTGAGGCCTTGTaggcaatttttttaaattactatGTACAATTGTTTTAAACATCTAAAGCAGAGCTATACAATATGAATGTATTTTCTGTCTATGGGGCAGA
This Salvelinus namaycush isolate Seneca chromosome 33, SaNama_1.0, whole genome shotgun sequence DNA region includes the following protein-coding sequences:
- the LOC120027848 gene encoding OTU domain-containing protein 1-like, whose product is MQLYSSALTHYPGSSRKVSITITSGTITDHLSRTTTSSANNKPSGLTQTVTNGNPVGETQSTANMPAAFSCYEAASMKPVYYTSTAEIIIHRPDGVERYVPVHIIKETQTKPAPSDSYSQDVVIQARDRDDHLDTDLIVDFIDHLRGRGGLLNDSQNVERENNLINVDKNDGPSYRKCEERMNMANGTGKPVTSDIVNPKRHQNLEAQSTHLGQNIVDSCESKNDSEYLDLDSPSGEAQLFELCVLQEPSPRRDAKRGDINDKVTCYIAEVEKQNRYLQERAHKYRFHIIPDGNCLYRAVCKAAYGEQSMHSELREQTMHHIADHLDEFNPIIEGDVGEFLINAAQDGAWAGYPELLAMSQMLNVNIYLTTGGSLESPTVSTMMHYLGEDDSSKPAVWLSWLSNGHYDVLLDRCVANPEYDEWFHHSQMQRKRDEELAKSMAASLSKMYIEQNGHI